The following proteins come from a genomic window of Stanieria sp. NIES-3757:
- a CDS encoding hypothetical protein (conserved hypothetical protein) — MPGTKASGRPGGNPDLKKYCFTTDRNEPLRERLQIRVSASMKKELEARDNWQEFVRIAIAEKLQSSSDKN, encoded by the coding sequence ATGCCAGGAACAAAAGCCAGTGGTCGTCCAGGGGGAAATCCAGATTTAAAAAAATATTGTTTTACAACAGATCGAAATGAACCCTTAAGAGAAAGATTGCAAATCAGAGTCTCCGCTTCCATGAAGAAAGAGTTGGAAGCTAGAGATAATTGGCAGGAATTTGTCAGAATCGCGATCGCAGAAAAGCTACAATCTTCATCAGATAAAAATTAA
- a CDS encoding ATPase, with the protein MHLKYWLKQANLNKVTTAIEINSIDLDILFQYFDKFAKELNISLYYCNLGYKKLQKVELIEQKIANLTPDLEINRTSKSNFILKFLLQSDSIPSGIYLLDDLCNFGELEPEIIREREALITNINRKYATSDRFIYIVLLGEYLQFGSRLTPCIPTFKMPLPDRAEVEILAKTYLGEKTLDRHKLITALQGLPHGEIELLLQTYSQDDADSLVEKILARKINRWRGLGLEFFASPDVQSAGGNDLLQKYLYEVVVKLNESGAKQYNLRPPKGMLLMGPPGTGKSLIAKLAAKALGYPLLGLSWGNVLGANNPDRALARILEVADCLDNCVILADDFDKGFTGWTEGGTSRRLSQRLLTWMQEHTSNALMIATVNRIQLLPSEIKRRFDDGGIWFVDLPHRGAIRDIFLIHLAKYFPSQFADGLDPWSERDWYRLLKGYQGSTPVEIANAVVRCAQEFYCSLSDEERREAAISPRVTIESLLAQLSQFKKASIRDAEDLQAIRNKAYYARPASSEDKSEYAVVRQELFEYQGHHLEV; encoded by the coding sequence ATGCATTTAAAATATTGGCTGAAGCAAGCCAACTTAAATAAAGTAACTACAGCTATAGAAATCAATTCAATCGATCTCGATATTTTATTTCAATATTTTGATAAATTTGCTAAAGAGTTAAATATTTCCCTTTATTATTGTAATTTGGGATATAAAAAGTTACAAAAAGTAGAATTGATAGAGCAAAAAATAGCTAACTTAACTCCCGATTTAGAAATAAATAGAACGTCAAAGTCAAATTTTATTCTTAAATTTCTCTTACAATCTGACAGTATACCTTCTGGAATATATTTGCTAGACGATCTATGTAATTTTGGAGAATTGGAGCCAGAGATAATCAGGGAAAGAGAAGCCTTAATTACTAATATTAATCGTAAATATGCAACTAGCGATCGCTTTATTTATATTGTCTTGTTGGGCGAATATCTTCAATTTGGCAGTAGACTCACTCCCTGTATACCAACATTTAAAATGCCCTTACCAGACCGCGCTGAAGTAGAAATTCTCGCAAAAACTTATTTAGGTGAAAAAACGTTAGATCGGCATAAGTTGATAACGGCTTTACAGGGTTTACCTCATGGTGAAATTGAGCTTTTATTGCAAACTTACTCTCAAGATGATGCAGATAGTTTAGTAGAAAAGATTTTAGCTCGTAAGATAAATCGCTGGCGGGGATTGGGATTGGAGTTTTTTGCTTCACCCGATGTTCAAAGTGCGGGAGGTAACGATCTATTACAAAAATACCTTTATGAGGTAGTGGTCAAGTTGAATGAATCTGGAGCAAAACAATATAACCTCAGACCGCCTAAAGGAATGTTGTTAATGGGTCCTCCTGGGACGGGAAAAAGTCTAATAGCCAAACTTGCTGCTAAAGCATTGGGTTATCCTCTGTTGGGATTATCTTGGGGTAATGTGTTGGGTGCGAATAACCCAGATCGGGCATTGGCACGGATTTTAGAAGTAGCCGACTGTTTGGATAACTGCGTTATTTTAGCCGATGATTTTGATAAAGGTTTTACTGGTTGGACGGAAGGAGGGACGAGTCGTAGGTTATCTCAACGATTGTTGACCTGGATGCAGGAACATACGAGTAATGCTTTAATGATTGCTACAGTCAACCGCATCCAATTACTGCCATCCGAGATTAAGCGCAGGTTTGATGATGGGGGAATTTGGTTTGTCGATTTGCCCCACAGGGGAGCGATTAGGGATATTTTCCTGATTCATCTGGCTAAATATTTTCCCTCTCAGTTTGCGGATGGATTAGACCCTTGGTCGGAGCGAGATTGGTATCGTCTGCTGAAGGGATATCAGGGTTCGACACCTGTGGAGATAGCTAATGCTGTAGTTCGCTGCGCTCAAGAGTTTTATTGCAGCTTGAGCGATGAAGAGAGGCGAGAAGCTGCTATTAGTCCTAGGGTAACTATCGAGAGTTTGCTGGCTCAACTTTCCCAGTTTAAGAAAGCTTCAATTCGGGATGCCGAAGATTTACAGGCAATTCGCAATAAAGCCTATTATGCTCGCCCTGCTAGTTCGGAAGATAAGAGCGAGTATGCAGTAGTGAGGCAGGAATTGTTTGAATATCAAGGGCATCATCTTGAGGTTTAA